Proteins from a single region of Bacteroidota bacterium:
- a CDS encoding L,D-transpeptidase family protein, which translates to MKKIIIIFCITLIYTTILAQDDFLSEQKRYKRVRSAIAEKGQLVINKLQATNIEIAELNIIILAFKAESIIEIYAKKNNEKTYRKLTTYKICAKSGNLGPKRKQGDFQVPEGFYCINRFNPYSNFHLSLGINYPNLADRRKSNFSNLGGDIFIHGSCVTIGCLPMSDDKIKEIYLYAINAKNNGQQKIPVYIFPFKMTQQKYLENLEKNKNNPELNVFWTNIKDGYDKFENEKTELKISVSSKGDYIFR; encoded by the coding sequence ATGAAAAAAATTATAATAATATTTTGTATAACTCTCATTTATACAACTATTTTGGCTCAAGATGATTTTTTATCCGAGCAGAAAAGATATAAACGAGTAAGGTCTGCAATTGCAGAAAAAGGACAATTAGTAATAAATAAGTTACAAGCTACAAATATCGAAATAGCTGAACTCAACATTATTATTCTTGCTTTTAAAGCTGAAAGTATAATTGAAATATATGCAAAGAAAAATAATGAGAAAACTTATAGAAAACTTACTACCTACAAAATTTGCGCAAAATCAGGAAATCTTGGACCAAAAAGGAAACAAGGTGATTTTCAAGTTCCGGAAGGATTCTATTGTATCAATAGATTTAACCCATACAGTAATTTCCATTTGTCGTTGGGAATAAATTATCCGAATCTGGCTGACCGCAGAAAAAGTAATTTCTCAAATCTTGGAGGAGATATTTTTATTCATGGTTCATGCGTAACAATTGGCTGCTTACCAATGAGCGATGATAAAATTAAAGAAATCTACCTTTATGCTATAAATGCCAAAAACAACGGACAACAAAAGATACCTGTTTATATTTTCCCTTTCAAAATGACTCAACAAAAATATTTGGAAAATTTGGAAAAAAATAAAAACAATCCGGAACTAAATGTTTTTTGGACTAATATTAAGGATGGATACGATAAATTCGAAAATGAGAAAACGGAATTAAAAATATCTGTTAGTAGTAAAGGTGATTATATTTTCCGTTAG